Proteins encoded together in one Planctopirus ephydatiae window:
- a CDS encoding sigma 54-interacting transcriptional regulator: MSAARRWVRPVLAALGGCSLVYCMITLVYVATAPDVRLRCLLVDKPLQPGKLTSIIIRKTPGIEFKGPRPQPGDELLRIGEQRLGTSLDFFRYMDWLRTAPTPPGGRMLAGGDPLEQQLPKLVQEEGGPRWVEIEFYRPEDDKVYVASLAVQGVPLDEIGLTLVWFLFQLAIFSVSAIAFWRRPFDHPAQLFFSMCLVTISAFVGGFHWWVIAGNPWLNLPFAITAIMVPVVTFHFFLIYPRPKPPIDRYSFETLVGIYAIPIAALVLFLLAEWSIWWLMATTGISVEARALQMFGWLVALKNGVYIYVSIAAFYFAGIIAALVHGFWTTRNPVERNQVKWILWAGLIATLLIGYTLLLAGVSRADFALGGGRWPMFFASLVFMLAYAVGISRFKLMLVDQVVSRGMLYYVLSFGTTLVVSIAIAMTAVAAVSWREQLTSPQLVVVAAILVVTVGMFLWARDVWQRLVDRRFFREKYQLDKVLQRMNRAVGQLADAESLAQRMAGSCQDVIQAERAAIYLREGRSTNFRLIAAEGVWPNVSMQISTSADFVMTLAAATTLQAVPAASRDSMNPVQSFLRDLQAELIHALEVEGELSGFVVLGPRQTNGVYSAEDITFLTAMGQITGVALHCAKVHKDLSRLNEELRLKVDRIEQQKQQILMLQAEINESQEPESPKPATEFDRGMIRGSSQALMEVLEVVRKAAASDSSVLITGESGTGKELLAQAIHANSPRRDGPLVIVHCAALSTGLLESELFGHVKGSFTGAYADKPGRFELANGGTLFLDEIGEIPLETQVKLLRVLQQRTFERVGSSETLRCDVRVVAATHKNLEQAIRDSRFREDLYYRLNVVHIALPALRERKDDLYELFRHFLKQAANKTGKRVFRIDESALAALLAYQWPGNIRELENVIERAVVLSESNTVTLADLPPALRRLETSAIRRTESALQPLVVESVSGAEIVAASEKQVAVHHVAPLDSSPVSVPDSSSGKPFTNSTKTTTDRPDSKPHATTGHEKSSARRSKGRGRKPLPKSLSVNENVWEAASNETGRFASDMTESEERQLLMKALEQCQGNKAEAARMLGLPRSTYFSKLKKYRLAN; the protein is encoded by the coding sequence ATGAGTGCTGCCAGGCGATGGGTGCGGCCGGTGCTGGCAGCTTTGGGAGGTTGCTCTCTTGTCTACTGCATGATCACTCTCGTCTATGTGGCCACGGCACCTGATGTAAGACTGCGTTGTCTGCTGGTCGACAAACCTCTGCAACCTGGCAAGTTGACATCAATCATTATTCGCAAGACCCCTGGAATTGAGTTCAAGGGGCCCAGGCCTCAACCAGGCGATGAACTTCTCCGGATTGGTGAGCAGAGACTTGGGACCTCGCTCGATTTCTTCCGCTATATGGACTGGTTGCGAACAGCCCCCACTCCTCCAGGTGGGCGAATGCTGGCGGGTGGGGATCCTTTAGAGCAGCAATTACCCAAGCTGGTTCAGGAAGAAGGCGGGCCTCGCTGGGTGGAAATCGAGTTTTATCGTCCTGAGGATGACAAGGTCTATGTTGCCTCATTGGCTGTTCAGGGTGTCCCGCTGGATGAGATTGGGCTCACTCTGGTCTGGTTTCTCTTTCAGCTTGCGATCTTTTCTGTGAGCGCCATCGCCTTCTGGCGGCGGCCTTTCGACCACCCTGCTCAACTCTTTTTCTCAATGTGCCTGGTCACGATCTCTGCATTCGTGGGCGGTTTTCACTGGTGGGTGATTGCAGGAAACCCCTGGCTCAATCTGCCATTTGCGATCACAGCCATCATGGTGCCTGTCGTGACGTTTCACTTCTTTCTTATCTATCCACGACCGAAACCACCCATTGACCGCTATTCGTTTGAGACGCTGGTCGGGATTTATGCCATCCCCATCGCGGCTCTGGTGCTATTTCTGCTGGCCGAATGGTCGATCTGGTGGTTGATGGCGACTACGGGAATTTCTGTGGAAGCCCGTGCCTTACAGATGTTTGGCTGGCTCGTGGCCCTGAAAAATGGGGTCTACATCTACGTTTCGATTGCGGCGTTTTACTTCGCCGGGATTATTGCGGCATTGGTGCACGGTTTCTGGACAACGCGCAATCCGGTTGAACGAAATCAGGTCAAATGGATTCTCTGGGCCGGTCTGATTGCGACACTTCTCATTGGCTATACGCTTCTGCTGGCGGGTGTCTCGCGGGCTGATTTTGCCTTAGGTGGCGGCCGCTGGCCAATGTTTTTTGCCAGTCTGGTTTTCATGCTGGCGTATGCTGTCGGCATCAGTCGTTTCAAACTGATGCTGGTCGATCAGGTGGTCAGTCGTGGGATGCTCTACTACGTCTTGAGCTTTGGCACCACTCTGGTGGTCTCAATTGCCATTGCGATGACGGCTGTGGCAGCAGTCTCCTGGCGAGAGCAGTTAACGTCCCCTCAACTTGTGGTCGTCGCGGCAATTCTCGTCGTGACTGTCGGCATGTTTCTCTGGGCACGGGATGTCTGGCAAAGGCTGGTTGATCGAAGATTTTTCCGCGAGAAGTATCAGCTCGATAAAGTACTGCAACGGATGAATCGAGCCGTCGGACAACTGGCGGATGCCGAATCGTTAGCACAGCGCATGGCAGGTTCTTGTCAGGATGTGATACAGGCCGAACGCGCTGCGATCTATCTGCGGGAAGGCCGCAGCACAAACTTCCGTTTGATTGCCGCCGAAGGCGTGTGGCCCAACGTCTCGATGCAGATTTCGACATCAGCTGATTTTGTGATGACCTTGGCGGCAGCGACCACACTCCAGGCTGTCCCGGCGGCTTCGCGCGACAGTATGAATCCGGTGCAGTCGTTTTTGCGCGATCTCCAGGCCGAACTGATTCATGCCCTCGAAGTTGAAGGAGAACTTTCCGGCTTCGTTGTTCTGGGGCCGCGGCAAACCAATGGCGTTTACTCCGCAGAGGACATCACGTTTCTGACCGCGATGGGTCAGATCACCGGCGTGGCACTCCATTGTGCCAAGGTGCATAAAGATCTCAGTCGACTCAACGAAGAACTTCGTTTGAAAGTTGATCGAATCGAACAGCAGAAGCAGCAGATCCTCATGCTGCAGGCCGAAATCAACGAATCTCAGGAACCAGAAAGCCCGAAACCAGCCACCGAGTTCGATCGCGGCATGATTCGTGGTTCCAGCCAGGCACTGATGGAAGTGCTCGAAGTCGTTCGCAAAGCCGCTGCCAGCGATTCTTCAGTTCTGATTACTGGAGAGAGTGGTACTGGCAAAGAACTACTGGCACAGGCGATCCATGCCAACAGTCCGCGTCGCGATGGTCCTCTGGTCATTGTCCACTGCGCTGCACTTTCTACAGGACTTTTAGAGAGCGAATTGTTTGGCCATGTGAAAGGATCATTTACTGGCGCTTATGCGGATAAGCCCGGTCGATTTGAACTGGCCAATGGAGGAACACTCTTCCTGGATGAAATCGGGGAAATTCCTCTCGAAACGCAAGTCAAATTGCTTCGCGTTTTACAGCAGCGAACTTTTGAACGAGTGGGGAGCAGTGAGACCTTACGCTGCGATGTTCGCGTGGTGGCAGCAACCCACAAAAATCTTGAACAGGCGATTCGAGACAGTCGCTTCCGGGAGGACTTGTATTATCGATTGAATGTCGTCCATATTGCCTTGCCTGCCTTGCGCGAACGCAAAGACGATCTGTACGAACTCTTCCGGCATTTTCTCAAACAAGCCGCCAACAAAACGGGGAAGCGCGTCTTTCGCATCGACGAAAGTGCACTCGCTGCATTATTGGCCTACCAATGGCCAGGCAACATTCGCGAGCTTGAGAACGTGATTGAACGAGCTGTCGTCCTGTCTGAGTCGAACACTGTCACTCTGGCAGATTTACCTCCTGCACTGCGTCGACTGGAAACATCGGCGATTCGCCGCACGGAAAGTGCCCTGCAACCTCTGGTGGTCGAAAGTGTCAGCGGTGCAGAAATTGTCGCTGCGTCCGAGAAGCAGGTGGCTGTACACCATGTGGCCCCATTGGATTCATCGCCCGTTTCTGTACCAGATTCTTCCTCAGGAAAACCTTTCACCAACTCCACAAAGACGACAACAGATCGTCCAGATTCCAAACCTCATGCGACGACCGGCCATGAGAAGAGTTCCGCAAGGCGTTCGAAAGGGCGGGGCCGCAAGCCACTTCCCAAGTCACTTTCTGTGAACGAAAACGTCTGGGAAGCTGCATCGAACGAAACTGGACGTTTTGCCAGTGACATGACCGAATCGGAAGAACGACAGTTACTGATGAAGGCCCTCGAACAGTGCCAGGGGAATAAGGCCGAGGCGGCTCGAATGTTGGGCTTGCCACGAAGTACATATTTCAGCAAGTTGAAGAAGTATCGACTGGCCAATTAA
- a CDS encoding Maf family protein, with protein MRWILGSRSPRRLELLKSFDPQGDIRRVPPRSSDEMEFEGLHHWDEIVERSLLIAQTKYEDVWEQVAQENLENTLILCGDTTVLCETEPGSWLAIGQPPVDDPQHQVLRNWLGQFLANRTHRVLSSCVLRLTSGELRQGSIVTNVTFRPDVEQWLDWYVSLNESSGRAGGYAIQGVGSIFVDKIEGSLSNVIGLPLELIAEWTACRR; from the coding sequence GTGCGTTGGATTCTTGGTAGCAGGTCGCCCAGACGTCTCGAACTGTTGAAGTCGTTTGACCCTCAAGGTGACATTCGCAGAGTTCCCCCACGCTCTTCCGATGAGATGGAATTCGAAGGACTTCATCACTGGGATGAGATTGTTGAGCGTTCACTGTTGATTGCTCAAACCAAATATGAAGATGTCTGGGAACAGGTAGCTCAGGAGAATCTGGAAAACACACTGATTCTTTGCGGTGACACGACCGTACTCTGCGAAACAGAGCCTGGTTCCTGGTTGGCGATTGGACAACCCCCGGTGGATGACCCGCAGCATCAGGTCCTTCGAAACTGGCTGGGTCAATTTCTCGCCAACCGTACTCATCGCGTGCTCAGCTCTTGTGTACTAAGATTGACTTCCGGCGAATTACGGCAAGGTTCCATTGTGACGAACGTCACTTTCCGCCCCGATGTCGAACAATGGCTCGACTGGTATGTTTCGCTCAACGAATCTTCCGGGAGGGCGGGTGGCTACGCGATTCAAGGTGTCGGAAGTATCTTTGTGGATAAAATCGAAGGCAGTCTCAGCAACGTCATTGGGCTGCCGCTCGAACTGATTGCCGAATGGACAGCCTGCCGCCGGTAA
- a CDS encoding tRNA dihydrouridine synthase yields MIGRRQIPSRYGLAPLAGYTQRPFRVALRQLGGMGLATTDLVHAVKLLSNNAFSQQLIATSPLDQPLSVQLFGADPTHVATAARWLEDLGYEGVDLNMGCPMAKVNSQGGGARLMCDPTGATKLVSLVVASVSIPVTVKMRLGWDAQSLSAPLLARQFEEVGAAAITIHGRTRAQGFSGKVNREGIAATVAAVQSIPVIGNGDVRTVADAISMRRETGCAAVAIGRGAMLDPWIFRKLHDFEMTGQYAEPGPEEQIQFLVTHFRELVDLFGEQATRLFRKFAGWYGARLGIPQDLEDRLRRVESLSEFEEIVAEIRERHGEEPPRIPTALLKVPNGPNELW; encoded by the coding sequence TTGATTGGTCGCCGACAGATCCCTTCTCGTTATGGATTGGCGCCTTTGGCGGGTTATACCCAGCGGCCTTTCCGCGTGGCATTAAGGCAACTGGGAGGTATGGGGCTGGCCACGACCGACCTGGTTCATGCGGTCAAATTGCTGTCGAACAACGCGTTTTCTCAACAACTCATTGCGACAAGTCCGCTGGATCAACCTCTCAGTGTTCAGCTTTTTGGAGCCGATCCCACGCATGTCGCCACGGCTGCCCGCTGGCTGGAAGACCTAGGCTACGAAGGGGTTGATCTCAACATGGGTTGCCCGATGGCGAAGGTCAACAGCCAGGGTGGCGGGGCACGGCTGATGTGTGATCCAACAGGGGCGACCAAGCTGGTTTCTCTGGTCGTGGCCTCTGTTTCAATTCCTGTCACGGTAAAAATGCGACTTGGCTGGGATGCTCAATCTTTGAGTGCCCCACTCCTGGCCAGGCAATTTGAAGAGGTCGGGGCGGCTGCGATCACAATTCATGGTCGGACGAGAGCTCAGGGATTTTCTGGCAAGGTCAACCGTGAAGGGATTGCTGCCACAGTCGCTGCCGTGCAGTCGATTCCAGTCATTGGCAATGGGGATGTCCGAACTGTAGCAGACGCCATTTCCATGCGGCGTGAGACCGGGTGTGCGGCTGTGGCGATTGGCCGGGGAGCCATGCTCGATCCGTGGATCTTTCGCAAACTTCATGATTTTGAAATGACGGGTCAATATGCTGAGCCCGGCCCGGAAGAGCAGATCCAGTTTCTCGTCACTCACTTTCGCGAGCTGGTTGATCTCTTTGGAGAGCAGGCGACGCGACTCTTTCGCAAGTTCGCCGGGTGGTACGGTGCCCGGTTAGGAATTCCTCAAGACCTGGAGGATCGACTTCGCCGGGTGGAGTCTCTTTCAGAATTCGAGGAAATTGTGGCTGAAATCCGTGAACGTCATGGCGAGGAACCGCCTCGTATTCCGACAGCCCTGTTGAAAGTCCCAAATGGGCCGAACGAACTCTGGTAA